In a genomic window of Curtobacterium sp. MCBD17_035:
- a CDS encoding FKBP-type peptidyl-prolyl cis-trans isomerase — MKRLRLVPFLIVPAVVLGLAACSSSGSGGGASSSASASSSSAACPSPGSASRSIRVSGDFGGTTAPKVTFAKGLSASPTQASRVVKGGGKALADGDFIKVSYSVYQAKTAKKLGSVGFDQGDPQVLSVGGTGFGQVLGCANVGSRLAMVGSSKALGFGTTGQIVVVADVIGTTAKKSTGHPQTQDPSLPTVKDASSGEPTITIPKTAAPAKTTTEVIKLGSGDTVAKGDTVLVQYKGEVYATGKVFDSTWKRGQPASFTVQDGQLIAGFVTGLVGQKVGSQVMIAIPAADAYGANPPEGSNIPKNAPLVFVVDILAKG, encoded by the coding sequence GTGAAGCGTCTCCGTCTCGTCCCGTTCCTGATCGTCCCGGCGGTCGTCCTCGGCCTCGCCGCGTGTTCCTCGTCCGGGTCGGGTGGTGGTGCCTCCAGCTCGGCCAGCGCGAGCTCGTCGTCGGCGGCCTGCCCGTCGCCCGGCTCCGCGTCGCGCAGCATCCGGGTCTCGGGGGACTTCGGCGGGACGACCGCGCCGAAGGTCACGTTCGCCAAGGGTCTGTCGGCGAGCCCCACGCAGGCGTCGCGCGTCGTCAAGGGTGGCGGCAAGGCGCTCGCCGACGGCGACTTCATCAAGGTCTCGTACTCCGTGTACCAGGCGAAGACGGCGAAGAAGCTCGGCTCCGTCGGGTTCGATCAGGGCGACCCGCAGGTGCTCTCGGTCGGTGGCACCGGGTTCGGTCAGGTCCTCGGCTGCGCGAACGTGGGGTCGCGCCTGGCCATGGTGGGTTCGAGCAAGGCGCTCGGGTTCGGCACCACCGGCCAGATCGTCGTGGTGGCGGACGTCATCGGCACGACCGCCAAGAAGTCGACCGGGCACCCGCAGACGCAGGACCCCTCCCTCCCCACCGTCAAGGACGCCTCGAGCGGCGAGCCGACCATCACGATCCCGAAGACGGCTGCGCCCGCCAAGACGACGACCGAGGTGATCAAGCTCGGCTCGGGTGACACGGTCGCCAAGGGTGACACCGTGCTCGTGCAGTACAAGGGCGAGGTCTACGCGACCGGCAAGGTCTTCGACTCCACCTGGAAGCGCGGACAGCCGGCGAGCTTCACCGTGCAGGACGGCCAGCTCATCGCGGGGTTCGTGACCGGCCTCGTCGGCCAGAAGGTCGGCTCCCAGGTGATGATCGCCATCCCGGCCGCGGACGCGTACGGTGCGAACCCGCCCGAGGGATCGAACATCCCGAAGAACGCGCCCCTCGTGTTCGTCGTCGACATCCTCGCCAAGGGCTGA
- a CDS encoding OsmC family protein encodes MLDHDHTVEVRWTGDRGTGTSDHRAYGRDHVVSAAGKPDLPGSAAQPFRGDADRWNPEDLLVAALAQCHMLSYLHVAALAGITVVEYEDRATGHLDVHPDGSGELTDALLRPVVTILEPDRVADATAAHARASSLCFIARSVSFPVRHEPVIRVR; translated from the coding sequence ATGCTCGACCACGACCACACCGTCGAGGTCCGGTGGACCGGCGACCGGGGGACCGGCACGTCCGACCACCGTGCCTACGGCCGCGACCACGTGGTGTCCGCGGCGGGCAAACCGGACCTCCCCGGCTCGGCGGCGCAGCCCTTCCGCGGCGATGCGGACCGCTGGAACCCCGAGGACCTCCTCGTGGCGGCGCTCGCCCAGTGCCACATGCTGAGCTATCTCCACGTCGCCGCGCTCGCCGGGATCACCGTCGTCGAGTACGAGGACCGCGCCACCGGGCACCTCGACGTCCACCCCGACGGCTCCGGCGAGCTCACCGATGCACTGCTCCGACCCGTGGTCACCATCCTCGAGCCGGACCGCGTGGCCGACGCGACCGCCGCGCACGCCCGGGCCTCGTCCCTGTGCTTCATCGCCCGGTCCGTTTCGTTCCCGGTCCGGCACGAGCCCGTGATCCGCGTGCGCTGA
- a CDS encoding asparaginase — protein sequence MPGTADVRSDRHPLTADGSVELAVVSRSGFDESRHVGAGVVVDADGRMVDVVGDAAASVWTRSTLKPFQAFAVRRTGARFEGAQLVLSTASHAGTPAHQEVAAAMLAAWGHDEDTLGCPPDFPFDGATARRMTAPRRLAMNCSGKHAAMLASCALNGWDRSTYLAVDHPLQRVVVDTVEDLTRESVDVVGVDGCGAPVVPLTLHGLARGIATVVGPTDADGRALTTAVLAEPWAIDGPGRANTLTIERLGVLAKLGAEGVMVMGVPGSGAVAVKVLDGSQRAGTLAALTLLARSGMVDPDDARAVIAASVPSVLGGGQRVGGVRPGRGLVA from the coding sequence ATGCCGGGAACCGCCGACGTCCGCTCCGACCGCCACCCCCTCACCGCGGACGGGTCGGTCGAGCTGGCCGTCGTGTCCCGCTCGGGCTTCGACGAGAGCCGGCACGTCGGCGCCGGCGTGGTCGTCGACGCGGACGGGCGGATGGTGGACGTGGTGGGCGACGCAGCCGCGAGCGTCTGGACGCGGAGCACGCTGAAGCCGTTCCAGGCGTTCGCGGTGCGTCGGACGGGAGCGCGGTTCGAGGGAGCGCAGCTCGTGCTCAGCACCGCGAGCCACGCCGGTACGCCCGCGCACCAGGAGGTCGCCGCGGCGATGCTCGCCGCATGGGGTCACGACGAGGACACGTTGGGATGCCCCCCGGACTTCCCCTTCGACGGCGCGACCGCACGACGGATGACCGCACCCCGTCGTCTGGCGATGAACTGCTCCGGCAAGCACGCGGCGATGCTGGCCTCCTGCGCACTGAACGGATGGGACCGGTCGACCTACCTCGCCGTGGACCACCCGCTGCAGCGCGTGGTGGTCGACACGGTGGAGGACCTGACCCGTGAGTCGGTCGACGTCGTCGGCGTGGACGGCTGCGGTGCGCCCGTCGTCCCGCTGACCCTGCACGGCCTGGCCCGCGGCATCGCGACCGTCGTCGGCCCGACGGACGCGGACGGTCGGGCGTTGACGACGGCCGTGCTCGCGGAGCCGTGGGCGATCGACGGGCCGGGTCGCGCCAACACCCTCACCATCGAGCGTCTCGGGGTGTTGGCGAAGCTCGGTGCCGAGGGCGTCATGGTCATGGGGGTACCCGGCTCCGGTGCGGTCGCCGTGAAGGTGCTCGACGGATCACAGCGCGCCGGCACGCTCGCGGCGCTGACGCTGCTCGCCCGTTCCGGCATGGTCGACCCCGACGACGCGCGCGCCGTCATCGCGGCGTCCGTCCCGTCGGTCCTCGGTGGTGGGCAGCGCGTCGGGGGCGTGCGGCCCGGGCGCGGCCTGGTGGCCTGA
- a CDS encoding FHA domain-containing protein, protein MATARRSVEPEPGRAPQPPPLRPPALSAGRPDPAADAWLPETTLDPATRAWLTGASDRRDESGRGKDEIRRPHDPDDDGDRRFAPRSAPSHVNGSDSGLASWAGRPTEPSLDPDRIRPVPVDDRPDDRAGRVDDGAPVDAPGAATRADQLDEDPEVTLVAPPTPQRRVPDPVVPEPAAPTWWVGRNRPTAAADAGHDADTAAVSGTEADPVGRDDDAVPGERSNAGDAPAAVGGPADDAERGHDAAASGHDGHDEGHDGLEGRGDARGQDDRTWDDDSRSRAAGVTTDVPGPGDTAVIMPFPERRVAPRPVPLVAPGAQGATCHVCGHPLEPDDIFCEECGAVVPAVTAAYTGPVVPLPMERPDWSIVDDSDPVSGSADEASTDAGSDAVDDPDPDQDTDASQADASQADASQDAEADQDAEADQDAEADQVDADQVADADHVAVAQPLPQADSGDAAPLAVPDPASRMRAGHAASAPSDDLPPMPGRLDEPPAAAPLRPTLPPIPPSPVAEDTLRTWSRRRQDDDGEDVEATRIVARSPQRAPVVLHFSTGERVGLVGSGLLGRLPRPEPGERIDEVITIVDPGKSVSKTHLELGREGDDLWVSDRFSGNGTVIRHIDGSIRRCEPGRRYRVERGARVDIGEQFFLVQ, encoded by the coding sequence GTGGCGACGGCACGTCGCTCCGTCGAACCGGAGCCCGGACGCGCCCCACAACCACCGCCGCTCCGTCCGCCGGCCCTCTCGGCCGGGCGACCGGACCCCGCGGCCGATGCCTGGCTGCCGGAGACCACGCTGGACCCCGCGACGCGTGCCTGGCTCACCGGCGCGTCCGACCGGCGCGACGAGTCCGGTCGCGGTAAGGACGAGATCCGGCGCCCGCACGACCCGGACGACGACGGCGACCGTCGGTTCGCGCCGCGGAGCGCACCGAGCCATGTGAACGGCTCGGACAGCGGTCTCGCGAGCTGGGCCGGCCGACCCACGGAACCCTCGCTCGACCCGGACCGCATCCGGCCCGTTCCGGTCGACGACCGCCCGGACGACCGAGCCGGTCGGGTCGACGACGGCGCTCCGGTGGACGCACCCGGTGCGGCCACCCGGGCGGATCAGCTCGATGAGGACCCCGAGGTGACGCTCGTCGCGCCGCCCACGCCGCAGCGCCGCGTCCCCGATCCGGTCGTTCCCGAACCCGCCGCTCCCACGTGGTGGGTCGGGCGGAACCGGCCCACCGCAGCGGCTGATGCGGGCCACGATGCCGACACCGCAGCCGTTTCCGGCACCGAAGCCGACCCGGTGGGCCGAGACGACGACGCGGTGCCGGGGGAGCGCTCGAACGCGGGAGACGCTCCCGCCGCCGTGGGCGGCCCCGCGGACGACGCCGAGCGCGGTCATGACGCAGCCGCGAGCGGTCATGACGGCCATGACGAGGGTCACGACGGACTCGAGGGCCGCGGGGACGCCCGTGGCCAGGACGATCGCACCTGGGACGACGACTCGCGATCCCGGGCAGCCGGCGTCACCACGGACGTCCCGGGACCGGGCGACACCGCGGTCATCATGCCCTTCCCGGAGCGGCGCGTCGCGCCACGCCCCGTGCCGCTCGTGGCGCCGGGAGCGCAGGGAGCGACGTGCCACGTGTGCGGCCACCCCCTCGAGCCGGACGACATCTTCTGCGAGGAGTGCGGCGCCGTCGTGCCGGCCGTGACCGCGGCGTACACGGGCCCCGTGGTGCCGCTCCCGATGGAGCGACCCGACTGGTCGATCGTGGACGACTCGGACCCCGTGTCCGGGAGCGCGGACGAGGCCAGTACCGACGCCGGCTCCGACGCTGTAGACGACCCCGACCCCGACCAGGACACCGACGCGTCCCAGGCCGACGCGTCCCAGGCCGACGCGTCCCAGGACGCCGAGGCGGACCAGGACGCCGAGGCGGACCAGGACGCCGAGGCGGACCAGGTCGACGCGGACCAGGTCGCCGACGCGGACCACGTGGCTGTCGCGCAGCCGCTGCCGCAGGCCGACTCCGGAGACGCAGCACCCCTTGCCGTGCCGGATCCGGCGTCCCGGATGCGTGCCGGACACGCCGCCTCAGCGCCGTCGGACGACCTCCCGCCGATGCCGGGTCGCCTCGACGAGCCGCCCGCGGCCGCACCGCTGCGCCCGACGCTGCCGCCCATCCCACCGTCGCCCGTCGCCGAGGACACCCTCCGCACCTGGAGCCGACGGCGGCAGGACGATGACGGCGAGGACGTCGAGGCGACACGCATCGTCGCCCGTTCGCCCCAGCGCGCTCCCGTCGTCCTGCACTTCAGCACGGGCGAGCGGGTCGGACTCGTCGGTTCCGGGCTGCTCGGACGCCTCCCGCGCCCCGAGCCGGGCGAGCGGATCGACGAGGTCATCACGATCGTCGACCCCGGCAAGTCGGTGTCGAAGACGCACCTCGAGTTGGGGCGGGAGGGCGACGACCTGTGGGTGTCCGACCGGTTCTCCGGCAACGGCACGGTGATCCGGCACATCGACGGCAGCATCCGCCGGTGTGAGCCCGGACGCCGCTACCGAGTCGAGCGCGGGGCGCGGGTCGACATCGGCGAGCAGTTCTTCCTGGTGCAGTAG
- a CDS encoding transglutaminase domain-containing protein — protein MSAQPVAAAADVSSRRAERERRQRRPAVLRVVGGTLVVVLLVGLASVAWWPLYRSSAMVGAGVAAVVAGALIALAGSWWRLPGPVLLALTVAAFTLVGVPAAVPTEAAGVLPTPAGLVDLFSSVALGWKRLLTIGPPVGDYEALLVPYFASALVVVVVGVTIAVRTPRPEIAALPPLAFFAVGVLVGPTRLAYPVVSGVVLVGVALAWALVSRRVRRAVAVAGTAGSRVNVGRSIVRPSLVGLATIVAAGVLASGLGVVATPHADRRVARSSVVAPFDPRDYVSPLSGLRAYEEAGTADAPQLTVTGLPADGFVRIATLDTYDGVVYSVGGPSGASASGTFSRVPTSVDTSGVRGRRVHVDVQVRGYGGVWVPTVGDLEQIRFTGSHADAERNAFYYDRSTGTAAVVGGVGRGTAYSLTAVVPARPSAAELAGARPGAARVPTPTQVPEAVSDTVAATTKGVTGTGRKLAAVIAALRTHGYVSHGVGDDRPSRSGHGADRITELLTAPLMIGDGEQYAVAASLMAQDLGFPARVVLGFASGGSGADRVDTGRTTFRGSDVTARIEVDTAQYGWVMIDPNPPVRAIPEDQDQTPQPVTRPETVVPPPPAAQEDQDTQTPPQSDRGTPPEAPLWLRILLAALPWVIGVLAVAALVALPFAVVVARKRLRRRRRRRAPTGRARVVGAWDEYRDALTDRGVPIGRAATRRDVAGMAPDPAAAGLAALADRVVFGPADADGATADRMWSATDTAVRALQDGRTRWQRFRAATSLRSLRRPRSPRASAPARSSSTPGSAG, from the coding sequence GTGAGCGCCCAGCCGGTCGCGGCCGCCGCCGACGTCTCCTCGCGCCGGGCGGAGCGCGAGCGCCGGCAGCGGCGCCCCGCGGTCCTGCGCGTCGTCGGCGGCACGCTCGTGGTCGTGCTGCTCGTGGGCCTCGCGAGTGTCGCGTGGTGGCCGCTCTACCGGTCGTCCGCCATGGTGGGGGCCGGCGTCGCGGCGGTGGTCGCCGGGGCGCTGATCGCGCTGGCGGGCTCGTGGTGGCGCCTCCCCGGCCCGGTGCTCCTGGCACTGACGGTGGCGGCGTTCACCCTCGTCGGCGTGCCCGCCGCGGTCCCGACCGAGGCCGCCGGGGTCCTGCCGACTCCGGCCGGTCTCGTGGACCTGTTCTCGTCGGTCGCCCTCGGGTGGAAGCGCCTGCTCACCATCGGGCCGCCGGTGGGCGACTACGAGGCGCTCCTCGTGCCCTACTTCGCGTCCGCGCTCGTCGTCGTCGTCGTCGGCGTGACCATCGCCGTCCGGACACCCCGTCCGGAGATCGCGGCGCTTCCACCGCTCGCGTTCTTCGCGGTCGGCGTCCTCGTCGGCCCCACGCGGCTCGCCTACCCCGTGGTGTCCGGCGTCGTGCTCGTGGGGGTGGCCCTGGCGTGGGCGCTCGTGTCCCGGCGGGTGCGTCGCGCGGTCGCGGTCGCGGGGACCGCCGGGAGCCGGGTCAATGTCGGTCGGTCGATCGTGCGCCCGTCGCTCGTGGGACTCGCGACCATCGTCGCCGCCGGGGTCCTCGCGAGTGGGCTCGGGGTGGTCGCGACCCCGCACGCCGACCGCCGCGTCGCACGGAGCAGCGTCGTCGCGCCGTTCGACCCCCGCGACTACGTCAGCCCGTTGAGCGGGTTGCGCGCGTACGAGGAGGCGGGAACCGCGGACGCCCCGCAGCTCACCGTCACTGGGCTCCCGGCCGACGGTTTCGTCCGGATCGCGACGCTCGACACCTACGACGGCGTCGTGTACTCCGTCGGCGGGCCGTCGGGTGCCTCCGCGTCCGGCACGTTCAGTCGGGTCCCGACGTCCGTCGACACGAGCGGTGTCCGAGGCCGCCGGGTGCACGTCGACGTGCAGGTACGCGGGTACGGCGGGGTCTGGGTGCCCACGGTCGGTGACCTCGAACAGATCCGGTTCACCGGCTCCCACGCCGATGCCGAACGGAACGCGTTCTACTACGACCGGAGCACCGGCACCGCGGCCGTCGTCGGCGGAGTGGGCCGCGGGACCGCATACTCGCTGACCGCGGTGGTCCCCGCCCGACCGTCCGCAGCGGAGCTCGCCGGCGCGCGCCCCGGTGCTGCCCGGGTCCCGACCCCGACACAGGTCCCCGAGGCCGTGTCGGACACCGTCGCCGCGACGACGAAGGGCGTCACCGGCACGGGTCGCAAGCTCGCGGCGGTGATCGCGGCGCTGCGCACGCACGGGTACGTCAGCCACGGTGTGGGCGACGACCGACCGAGCCGTTCGGGCCATGGTGCCGACCGCATCACCGAGCTCCTCACCGCGCCGCTCATGATCGGGGACGGCGAACAGTACGCCGTCGCCGCGTCCCTCATGGCGCAGGACCTCGGGTTCCCGGCACGGGTGGTCCTCGGGTTCGCGTCGGGCGGTTCCGGGGCCGACCGCGTCGACACCGGTCGGACGACCTTCCGTGGTTCGGACGTCACTGCTCGGATCGAGGTCGACACCGCCCAGTACGGCTGGGTCATGATCGACCCGAACCCGCCCGTCCGGGCGATCCCCGAGGACCAGGACCAGACCCCGCAGCCCGTCACGCGACCCGAGACGGTCGTGCCGCCACCGCCCGCGGCACAGGAGGACCAGGACACCCAGACCCCGCCACAGAGCGACCGCGGTACCCCGCCGGAGGCGCCGCTGTGGCTCCGGATCCTGCTGGCGGCGCTGCCCTGGGTCATCGGGGTGCTGGCCGTCGCGGCGCTCGTCGCACTGCCGTTCGCCGTGGTCGTCGCCCGCAAACGCCTGCGTCGACGTCGCCGCCGCCGTGCTCCCACGGGCCGCGCACGGGTCGTCGGCGCCTGGGACGAGTACCGCGACGCCCTGACCGACCGAGGCGTCCCGATCGGACGTGCGGCCACACGGCGGGACGTCGCCGGCATGGCACCGGACCCGGCGGCAGCGGGATTGGCCGCGCTCGCCGACCGGGTCGTGTTCGGCCCCGCCGACGCGGACGGTGCCACGGCGGACCGCATGTGGTCCGCGACCGACACCGCGGTGCGGGCGCTGCAGGACGGCCGGACGCGGTGGCAGCGGTTCCGGGCCGCCACGTCGCTCCGTTCCCTGCGTCGGCCACGGTCGCCGCGCGCGTCCGCTCCGGCTCGGTCGTCCTCGACGCCGGGTTCCGCTGGGTAG
- a CDS encoding DUF58 domain-containing protein yields the protein MTDRATRDRAPTGTASRRPGGTRSRRPGVERTATLGATNARTHLVGGSRGGVADAVAGAARLARAVGRLGARVGDQVASVVTGLGWTVAVLTAVALVLGYRYGLREVVAVGWTGVVLAVVALVALVGRSRLAVRMHLPTRRVAVGGTATVRITAENPGRVPTVATSVEVPVGPGLVDVALPGIAPQDTVEREVPVPTLRRGVLDVGPVRGVRADPVGLVRREVVWTQREQVIVHPRTIAIPSTSTGLVRDLEGQVTRDLSPADIAFHAIREYQPGDDPRTVHWKSTAKTGALMVRQFEETRRSHLVVALGTARSEFGDDDEFELAVSAAASLGDRAIRDGREVTVVVSARTPEFARRRVYAVHPLTTRSPSLLLDDFARVAASDASLPTSEVARIVGDDSVGTSVAFLVVGSAVGLGALRLAATRFPVGVEVVAVICETESPPRVVRVPGLTVITIGYLEDLRHALRRSAAA from the coding sequence GTGACCGACCGCGCCACCCGCGACCGGGCCCCGACCGGGACGGCGTCCCGTCGACCGGGAGGGACCCGGTCGCGTCGCCCGGGCGTCGAACGGACCGCGACGCTCGGCGCGACGAACGCGCGCACCCACCTGGTCGGCGGCTCCCGAGGCGGGGTGGCGGACGCCGTGGCGGGCGCGGCGCGTCTCGCACGAGCGGTCGGGAGGCTCGGCGCGCGGGTCGGGGACCAGGTCGCGTCGGTCGTCACCGGACTCGGCTGGACCGTGGCGGTGCTCACGGCGGTCGCGCTCGTCCTCGGGTACCGGTACGGGCTGCGTGAGGTCGTCGCCGTCGGCTGGACCGGTGTCGTGCTCGCGGTCGTGGCGCTCGTCGCGTTGGTCGGGCGGTCGCGCCTGGCCGTCCGGATGCACCTGCCCACCCGCAGGGTCGCGGTGGGGGGCACGGCCACGGTCCGGATCACGGCGGAGAACCCGGGCCGCGTGCCCACGGTCGCCACGAGCGTCGAGGTCCCCGTCGGACCCGGACTCGTCGACGTCGCGTTGCCGGGCATCGCCCCGCAGGACACGGTCGAGCGGGAGGTCCCGGTCCCGACCCTCCGCCGCGGCGTCCTCGACGTCGGGCCCGTCCGGGGTGTCCGTGCCGACCCGGTCGGCCTCGTCCGACGCGAGGTCGTCTGGACGCAGCGGGAGCAGGTGATCGTGCACCCGCGCACGATCGCGATCCCGTCCACCAGCACCGGTCTCGTCCGCGACCTCGAAGGGCAGGTCACGCGCGACCTGTCGCCCGCGGACATCGCGTTCCACGCCATCCGCGAGTACCAGCCGGGCGACGACCCGCGCACGGTGCACTGGAAGTCGACCGCCAAGACCGGCGCGCTCATGGTCCGTCAGTTCGAGGAGACACGCCGATCGCACCTCGTGGTCGCGCTCGGGACGGCCCGGAGCGAGTTCGGCGACGACGACGAGTTCGAGCTCGCCGTGAGCGCTGCGGCGTCCCTCGGCGACCGCGCCATCCGCGACGGTCGCGAGGTCACCGTGGTCGTGTCAGCGCGGACACCGGAGTTCGCGCGGCGTCGGGTGTACGCGGTGCACCCGCTGACGACACGATCGCCGTCGCTGCTGCTCGACGACTTCGCGCGCGTCGCGGCCTCCGATGCCTCCCTGCCCACCAGCGAGGTGGCCCGGATCGTCGGTGACGACAGCGTCGGGACGTCCGTCGCCTTCCTCGTCGTGGGCTCCGCCGTCGGACTCGGTGCGCTGCGGCTCGCCGCGACCCGGTTCCCCGTCGGCGTCGAGGTCGTCGCGGTGATCTGCGAGACCGAGTCGCCGCCGCGTGTCGTCCGGGTGCCCGGACTCACCGTGATCACGATCGGGTACCTCGAAGACCTCCGGCACGCCCTGCGACGATCGGCAGCGGCGTGA
- a CDS encoding MoxR family ATPase, with protein sequence MSMTPEQATWFADVAGRIVTNVEQVLLGKTFVIRLAVTAMLSEGHLLLEDVPGTGKTSMARALAQSVQGSTARIQFTPDLLPGDITGISVYDQRTSEFEFHRGPVFANVVLADEINRASPKTQSALLEAMEESAVTVDGVTHRLAAPFMVIATQNPIEQAGTYRLPEAQLDRFLMKTSIGYPDHAATVRILETPSAPSASVPLASVVPAATITEMAALARTVHVDPVIADYVARLVDGTRAASEVRLGVSVRGAMGLMRAARVFAALSGRHYVTPDDVKALAEPVLAHRIVLDAEAEFDGVSTTSVVAQLVVETPPPVDRVAP encoded by the coding sequence ATGAGCATGACCCCCGAGCAGGCGACCTGGTTCGCCGACGTCGCCGGCCGCATCGTCACGAACGTCGAGCAGGTGCTGCTCGGCAAGACCTTCGTGATCCGACTCGCGGTGACGGCGATGCTGAGCGAGGGGCACCTGCTGCTCGAGGACGTCCCGGGCACGGGCAAGACGAGCATGGCCCGAGCGCTCGCGCAGAGCGTGCAGGGTTCGACTGCCCGGATCCAGTTCACGCCCGACCTGCTGCCGGGCGACATCACGGGCATCAGCGTGTACGACCAGCGCACGAGCGAGTTCGAGTTCCACCGCGGTCCGGTGTTCGCCAACGTCGTGCTCGCCGACGAGATCAACCGGGCGAGCCCGAAGACACAGTCCGCGCTCCTCGAGGCGATGGAGGAGTCCGCCGTGACCGTGGACGGCGTGACGCATCGTCTCGCCGCCCCGTTCATGGTCATCGCCACGCAGAACCCGATCGAACAGGCGGGAACCTACCGTCTGCCCGAGGCACAGCTCGACCGCTTCCTCATGAAGACGTCGATCGGGTACCCGGACCACGCGGCGACCGTGCGGATCCTCGAGACCCCGTCCGCACCCTCCGCGTCGGTGCCGCTCGCGAGCGTCGTGCCCGCCGCCACGATCACCGAGATGGCCGCGCTCGCCCGCACCGTCCACGTCGACCCCGTCATCGCGGACTACGTCGCGCGACTCGTCGACGGCACCCGAGCGGCGAGTGAGGTGCGTCTCGGCGTCAGCGTGCGGGGCGCGATGGGGCTCATGCGAGCAGCACGCGTCTTCGCCGCGCTCAGCGGGCGGCACTACGTGACCCCCGACGACGTCAAGGCGCTGGCCGAACCGGTCCTGGCACACCGGATCGTGCTCGACGCCGAGGCGGAGTTCGACGGTGTCAGCACGACGAGCGTCGTCGCGCAGCTCGTGGTCGAGACACCGCCGCCCGTGGACCGGGTGGCTCCGTGA